The Lineus longissimus chromosome 2, tnLinLong1.2, whole genome shotgun sequence genome window below encodes:
- the LOC135483372 gene encoding monocarboxylate transporter 12-like, which translates to MEDRRQETVMEEEESRAASVFGINDDDADEDASIETARSWVVMVSAFLVQAILIASTYLPSSYYIIFHEEYETGLGMVSWIGAMNSSLFLFIGPLSSTLCEWFGSRMVLITGALVASMGMLISGFAARSVPVLIVTMGVIPGLGIGLAFTPSVIIVGYYFDKHRILATGFAMSGISAGIFFYPPIAQWLIEIVGWRSSLVIMAGFPLQAIYLAMLMKPVKAKVMAKLMRRERKQKGYVTQANQKDIRAHIEILQKKKFLVLLLVYLLVTFGISAVFYHMIAFAQTQGFKGQEASMLFSTIGIANLGGRLFYSAIGQHPKVPVNWAHFVSFVIAGLVTPMCALIQGSYAGFIIFAIIFGFFVAPHGVYMPDLAEQFLGLYHFGIGFGYIAMMAGVGTLAGPPAAGFIYDSTGSYRWTFVTGGVSILLGMVAFAAIAIRCNDLPCRAREKPNEMECETIDRPAAKP; encoded by the exons ATG GAGGACCGAAGACAAGAAACCGTGATGGAGGAAGAAGAAAGCCGTGCTGCTTCAGTCTTTGGCATCA atgacgatgatgcagACGAGGACGCCAGCATCGAGACGGCCCGGTCTTGGGTCGTGATGGTGTCAGCCTTCCTCGTACAGGCCATCCTCATCGCCAGCACATACCTCCCAAGCAGTTACTACATCATCTTCCACGAAGAGTACGAAACGGGCCTGGGCATGGTCTCCTGGATTGGAGCTATGAACTCatcattgtttttattcattG GGCCTTTGAGCAGTACCCTGTGTGAGTGGTTTGGTTCCCGCATGGTCCTCATCACGGGAGCCCTCGTCGCCTCCATGGGAATGCTCATATCTGGGTTTGCCGCTCGCAGCGTCCCCGTCCTTATTGTCACCATGGGAGTCATACCAG GTCTCGGTATAGGCCTCGCCTTTACCCCATCCGTCATCATAGTCGGCTACTACTTCGACAAGCACCGGATACTCGCTACAGGCTTTGCCATGTCGGGTATAAGCGCGGGAATCTTTTTCTATCCGCCAATAGCTCAATGGCTGATCGAGATAGTTGGTTGGAGGTCATCTCTTGTCATCATGGCTGGATTCCCTCTACAGGCGATCTACCTTGCCATGCTGATGAAGCCGGTCAAAGCCAAGGTGATGGCCAAACTCATGAGGAGAGAACGAAAACAGAAGGGCTACGTGACGCAGGCGAATCAAAAAGACATCCGTGCTCATatagaaatattacaaaagaAGAAGTTCTTGGTGCTATTACTCGTGTATCTGTTGGTGACGTTTGGGATCTCGGCAGTATTCTATCACATGATCGCATTCGCCCAGACTCAAGGGTTTAAGGGGCAAGAAGCTAGCATGCTGTTCTCAACCATAGGGATAGCGAACCTCGGCGGCAGGTTGTTCTACTCCGCCATCGGGCAACATCCCAAGGTTCCAGTCAATTGGGCGCACTTCGTCTCGTTCGTCATCGCTGGACTAGTCACGCCCATGTGTGCCCTCATCCAGGGATCCTACGCGGGCTTCATCATCTTCGCCATCATTTTCGGTTTCTTTGTGGCCCCTCATGGGGTCTACATGCCGGATCTTGCCGAACAGTTTCTCGGACTCTACCATTTTGGGATTGGATTTGGTTATATTGCCATGATGGCGGGGGTCGGGACATTAGCAGGTCCACCAGCTGCAG GCTTTATATACGACAGCACAGGGTCATACCGGTGGACCTTCGTGACAGGAGGTGTCTCCATCCTCCTCGGAATGGTCGCCTTTGCCGCCATCGCCATCCGCTGCAATGACCTGCCGTGCCGCGCGCGGGAAAAGCCCAATGAAATG GAATGTGAGACGATCGACAGGCCAGCAGCAAAACCTTGA